A window of Falsiruegeria litorea R37 contains these coding sequences:
- a CDS encoding helix-turn-helix transcriptional regulator — MSRTARLFQLMQALRSGPQPRTSIQLAQDLGVSPRTVHRDIDTLRGLGAVIDGEAGFGFTLIEDATLPPLGFLDDELEALVLGLREVELIGDPALSEAASAALRKLQGRLPQRQSHRLSHAVLTATRFDRPPKPGIEVARLRKATWDEQAVEFGYSDAHGAETHRRVNPLSIVYMDRASVLVAWCHLRQDFRTFRLDRMRELVVTEQSFRPNRVPLLRQAIARLRAQQAAEDCTPPE, encoded by the coding sequence ATGTCACGCACCGCCCGCCTGTTCCAATTGATGCAAGCCCTGCGTTCAGGGCCGCAGCCGCGCACCTCGATCCAGTTGGCGCAGGATCTGGGGGTTTCGCCGCGCACGGTGCATCGCGACATCGACACACTGCGGGGCTTGGGCGCGGTGATCGACGGTGAAGCCGGGTTTGGCTTTACCTTGATAGAGGACGCGACACTGCCGCCCTTGGGGTTTTTGGATGACGAGCTTGAGGCGTTGGTTCTGGGCCTGCGTGAGGTCGAGTTGATCGGCGATCCAGCCTTGTCCGAAGCGGCCAGTGCGGCCCTGCGCAAGTTGCAAGGGCGATTGCCGCAGCGCCAGTCCCATCGGCTGAGCCACGCAGTGCTCACGGCCACCCGATTTGACCGCCCGCCCAAACCGGGGATCGAGGTTGCGCGCCTGCGCAAGGCAACGTGGGATGAGCAGGCGGTTGAGTTTGGGTATTCGGACGCACATGGAGCCGAGACTCACCGTCGGGTGAACCCACTGTCGATTGTCTATATGGATCGGGCCAGCGTTTTGGTGGCCTGGTGTCATCTGCGGCAGGACTTTCGCACCTTTCGTCTGGATCGTATGCGCGAGTTGGTTGTGACCGAACAGAGCTTTCGTCCCAATCGGGTGCCGCTACTGCGCCAGGCCATCGCGCGACTGCGTGCGCAACAAGCGGCGGAGGATTGCACACCGCCTGAGTGA
- a CDS encoding glutathione S-transferase family protein: MLTLLIYPSAFGLFSGSPFCVKAAYLLEASGQAWQRSDLLDPRKMPHRKLPVLRTPERLMPDSDAIRGWLEAQGADFDQGLSDLQKGQSRALIRMAEDHLYFQLVMDRWGNDEVWPILRETFFSGVPRLIRGPITKSVRKSVLRGLDMQGVSRFSQAERLERVENDLTAISAFLWHSPFLMGSTPTSADYSVAPMLAAMSATPVKTPLQQRIANDRLLTDYVARMDQAFDLK, translated from the coding sequence ATGTTGACCCTTCTCATTTACCCCTCAGCCTTTGGCCTCTTCAGCGGCAGCCCCTTCTGTGTCAAAGCCGCCTATCTTCTCGAAGCCTCCGGGCAAGCGTGGCAACGGTCCGACCTGCTGGACCCACGTAAGATGCCCCATCGTAAGCTTCCGGTGCTACGCACGCCTGAGCGACTAATGCCAGACAGCGATGCCATTCGCGGCTGGCTTGAGGCGCAAGGCGCGGATTTTGACCAAGGCCTGAGTGACCTGCAAAAGGGCCAATCCCGCGCCCTGATCCGCATGGCCGAGGATCATCTGTACTTTCAGCTGGTCATGGACCGCTGGGGCAATGACGAGGTCTGGCCGATCCTGCGCGAGACATTCTTTTCTGGCGTGCCGCGCCTGATCCGGGGGCCGATCACCAAATCGGTGCGCAAGTCGGTTCTGCGCGGATTGGACATGCAAGGCGTGTCCCGGTTTTCGCAAGCCGAACGGTTGGAGCGGGTCGAGAACGACCTGACCGCAATCTCCGCATTCCTGTGGCATTCTCCGTTTTTGATGGGCAGCACGCCAACCTCTGCCGACTACTCTGTCGCTCCGATGCTGGCCGCGATGTCGGCAACGCCGGTGAAAACGCCCCTGCAACAGCGCATTGCCAATGACAGGCTGCTGACCGACTATGTCGCAAGAATGGATCAGGCGTTTGATTTGAAATGA
- a CDS encoding DUF1801 domain-containing protein, whose product MTPYANEQVAAAYAAIPCEPRDGLLRLRELIFDVASDLPNAPQVEETLKWGQPAYLTAKGSTIRLGVPKSGGFALFVHCQSRLIPDYEMAFPNVDQIEGTRAILFTDADQIDEGRHGWLIARALTYHKKK is encoded by the coding sequence ATGACACCCTATGCCAACGAACAGGTCGCCGCAGCTTATGCGGCGATCCCATGCGAACCGCGCGACGGTTTGCTCCGCCTGCGCGAGCTGATCTTTGACGTGGCCAGTGACTTGCCCAATGCGCCGCAGGTTGAAGAAACCCTGAAATGGGGTCAGCCTGCCTATCTGACGGCCAAGGGATCAACCATCCGGTTGGGTGTTCCAAAGTCCGGCGGCTTTGCCCTGTTTGTCCATTGCCAAAGCCGCCTGATCCCGGACTACGAAATGGCCTTTCCCAATGTAGACCAGATCGAGGGAACCCGGGCTATCCTGTTCACGGATGCTGACCAAATTGACGAGGGGCGGCACGGCTGGCTCATCGCCCGGGCGTTGACCTACCACAAAAAGAAGTGA
- the rnr gene encoding ribonuclease R: protein MTRIPTKEEILDWISANPTLTSKRDIAKAFGIKGSDRIDLKRLLKELEAEGHLEKRKRSYSDPDRLPPVSVLQVKAPDDNGDLFAKPMEWHGEGVEPVVLVIPRASDPALGAGDRILARLTVVHEEDHNYEARLIRRIGANPKRILGVFRKRSEGGRIVPIDKSAGTEWTVDEAAVLGAKDGELVEAEQAGPKGRMGLPKARIVERLGDPSAPKAVSLIAIHQHGIPDDFPDKVIAEADAAKPMGLSGREDLRDLPLLTIDPSDARDHDDACYAHADDDPKNPGGHIVWVAIADVAAYVRPGSALDREARKRGNSSYFPDRVVPMLPDRLSGDLCSLHEGVPRACLAVRMQLDADGNKLSHRFVRGLMRSVASLHYAEVQDAIDGNPNDRTGPLLDPILKPLYAAYGALKKAREERQPLDLDLPERKIVLDDDGTVQSVNFRDRLDAHRLIEEFMVLANVAAAETLRAKKSPLLFRVHEEPSPEKLESLRETAQAAGYNLAKGQVLQTRHLNTLLRAAAGTDDAELINLSTLRSMAQAYYSPENFGHFGLALRNYAHFTSPIRRYADLIVHRALIKAHGWGDDGLQVDEIDRLEDTATHISDTERRSMMAERDTTDRYLAAYLSERVGNEFSGRISGMARFGAFVKMDETGADGLVPVRSLGREFFHFDREAGTLMGSDTGMILSIGQRVTVRLAQATPVTGGLELELLSVEDKAMPKPVSPAGRTQRRKAIKGKRKRDKIKRKVERKRR from the coding sequence ATGACGCGTATTCCCACCAAGGAAGAAATCCTCGACTGGATTTCGGCCAACCCGACCCTCACTTCGAAACGAGACATCGCCAAAGCCTTTGGCATCAAGGGCTCGGACCGGATCGACCTCAAGCGGCTGCTCAAGGAGCTTGAGGCCGAGGGACATCTGGAAAAACGCAAGCGCAGCTATTCAGATCCGGACCGCCTGCCGCCAGTCAGCGTGTTGCAGGTCAAAGCGCCGGATGACAACGGTGATCTCTTTGCCAAGCCTATGGAATGGCATGGCGAAGGGGTCGAACCTGTCGTGCTGGTCATTCCGCGCGCCTCGGATCCCGCCTTGGGCGCAGGGGATCGCATCCTGGCCCGTCTGACCGTCGTGCATGAAGAGGACCACAATTACGAGGCCCGCCTGATCCGCCGCATCGGGGCAAATCCCAAACGCATCCTGGGTGTGTTCCGCAAGCGCAGCGAAGGCGGGCGGATCGTGCCCATCGACAAATCGGCAGGCACCGAATGGACCGTGGACGAGGCTGCTGTGCTTGGCGCCAAGGATGGCGAGTTGGTCGAGGCCGAGCAGGCCGGACCCAAGGGCCGCATGGGTCTGCCAAAGGCGCGGATCGTGGAACGATTGGGTGATCCGTCTGCGCCCAAAGCAGTGTCGCTGATTGCCATCCATCAGCACGGCATCCCCGATGACTTCCCCGACAAGGTGATTGCCGAGGCCGACGCCGCAAAGCCCATGGGGTTGAGCGGTCGCGAGGACCTGCGCGATCTGCCTTTGCTGACCATCGACCCCTCGGATGCGCGCGACCATGACGATGCGTGTTATGCCCATGCCGATGATGACCCCAAGAACCCGGGCGGCCATATCGTCTGGGTCGCAATTGCAGATGTGGCGGCTTATGTACGTCCGGGTTCAGCGCTGGATCGCGAGGCGCGCAAGCGTGGTAACTCCAGCTACTTCCCTGACCGCGTGGTCCCGATGCTGCCCGATCGCTTGTCGGGTGATCTGTGTTCGTTGCACGAAGGTGTGCCGCGCGCCTGTCTGGCGGTGCGGATGCAGCTCGATGCAGACGGCAATAAGCTGTCGCACCGCTTTGTGCGCGGGTTGATGCGCTCGGTCGCCTCGCTGCATTACGCCGAGGTGCAAGACGCCATTGACGGCAATCCAAACGACCGAACCGGGCCGCTTCTCGACCCGATCCTGAAGCCGCTTTACGCAGCTTATGGGGCTTTGAAGAAGGCGCGCGAAGAGCGGCAGCCGCTGGACCTGGATCTGCCGGAACGCAAGATTGTGCTGGATGACGATGGCACGGTACAATCGGTGAATTTCCGCGACCGGCTGGATGCGCACCGCCTGATCGAAGAGTTCATGGTGCTGGCCAATGTGGCCGCCGCCGAGACGCTCCGCGCCAAGAAATCCCCGCTTCTGTTCCGTGTGCACGAAGAGCCTTCGCCCGAGAAGCTGGAGTCGCTGCGCGAGACTGCGCAGGCGGCGGGATACAACCTAGCCAAGGGGCAGGTGCTGCAGACACGTCACCTGAACACGTTGCTGCGAGCAGCAGCGGGCACGGACGATGCAGAGTTGATCAACTTGTCGACCCTGCGGTCAATGGCGCAGGCCTATTACTCGCCTGAAAATTTCGGTCACTTTGGCCTCGCTTTGCGCAACTATGCGCATTTCACCTCGCCCATCCGACGCTACGCCGACCTGATCGTGCACCGCGCTTTGATCAAAGCGCATGGTTGGGGCGATGATGGGCTGCAGGTCGACGAGATCGACCGGCTGGAAGACACGGCCACCCATATCTCGGACACTGAACGCCGCTCGATGATGGCCGAGCGCGATACGACGGATCGCTATCTGGCTGCTTATCTGAGCGAGCGGGTGGGCAATGAATTCTCTGGCCGGATCAGTGGCATGGCGCGGTTCGGGGCATTCGTGAAGATGGACGAAACCGGGGCCGACGGGCTGGTTCCCGTGCGTTCGCTGGGGCGGGAGTTCTTTCATTTTGACCGCGAAGCCGGAACGCTCATGGGGTCCGACACTGGCATGATCCTATCCATCGGTCAGCGGGTCACGGTGCGTCTTGCTCAGGCCACACCCGTCACCGGCGGGCTGGAGCTGGAACTGTTGTCGGTCGAAGACAAGGCTATGCCAAAGCCGGTCAGCCCTGCGGGTCGCACGCAGCGTCGCAAGGCGATCAAGGGCAAGCGCAAGCGGGACAAGATCAAGCGCAAGGTGGAGCGGAAGCGGCGCTAA